In the Salvia splendens isolate huo1 chromosome 16, SspV2, whole genome shotgun sequence genome, caactaatatttttttaaaacttagatagtgaaataaatatataaaaagtggGTAAATAATACATTCCAAGGCTCTATTATTGTGCATCTATTAAGGCGCACCCAAGAAAAGATATTGGGAATATATTGATGGGTGATTGTCATGCCACACCTTGGATCATGTGCCTGGTCCCAGTATCAAACatgcttctttttttattagtcATATGATTGAATTgcaatattttataataaaacaacaaacaaacataTGATAAGTAGCTATGGCCAATGATGAACCATCTTTGGTATAGTGACATCTTAATTAAGTATTCACTCTTACCCTATATGCAAATTATTCATTTGCTTTCTTTGCTCTCCAATATCCTATTGGCAGTAGGTCATTTCATTCTATTTTTATAAGTTTCTTGAATGCACAAATTACTAAGACATGTCTACATTTTATTTGAAGATTGGTCATTAGTAGATCAGATTTATGTGTAGCAAGCTCAAAAGTGCTTTCAAAGGGACAATATATAGCCTTTGCCCAAATCTTTAATATTCCTTTATTCAGTGTGAAATCTTCTTTATAGaacaaatatgaaaattttatggGTCAAAAGAATTGGTGTTGAGAAAATCTTTCTTGAAAAGCCCAACATTTCATGTTTTGGAGAAGGCAGGCTGATCCTTGCAATAATAATGCCCCACCTTTGAATTCCTGTCCTTTTCCAGCTCATTAAAACTGAAACGAAGATGATGCAATGTTtatgataattaaatatttcTTGATACTTGTCTCCATAAATCATACAAGAGAATATTAGGAAATCTCTAGCTTTTGTTAGATAAAGCAGCCCTTAAACAGCCTAGCTATCAGGTGATTTGGACTCCACtcaatttgaaatttaattacgAAATCGAGATGATGCATAACCCTTATATCTAATTTCATAGCTCAACACTTTGAATTGTATATGCTATGATATGCCATGTTTTGGGATTATTTCTTTGCAAAATCATGGGTTCAGTATGCATGATTCATTTCTGCCAGGCCCAAGATATGGGGTCCGGCCCTCACTATTCATTCAACAATTCTCATGAATTAAAACAGAACAAAATGGTGGTATTCAAATCTGGAATGGACTGTTGATCCAGAATTGGTGTTGCAAAAGACTAATTTATCCCTCCAAATCACCCCCCCAAATTGAACAATTCAAGGATATTTTTGTCCACTCATGTAAAAAGGGAGAGCTGCACATTTTTTACTTGTACACGTCATAGTTACCGAACAGAGAGTAATAAATACCACTTGGTGGGCCACCCTTCCTCAATTCTTGCCTAGTTACATATATGATGGTTTTCAAAAAAGACAAAGTTGAAGTAAGAGATTTTTTATGCTCTATTTATGGGGAGTTTACCAGATTTAAGTTGGCACATTGATAAAACATTGCTACCCAAAGTTCTATTTGCAAGTTGATTTAACATATTTGTAAGATGATTGTTTTTACATTTTTACTAAATCACTCTATCTTGAAATGTCTTGTTTATTTTTCATGACACCCAAAATTCAATAGGGCTAATATGACCTAGCTAATTCAAGTAGGGTCTATCAAAATTAGAATTTTCCAATCGAACATTGAATGCGTGATATATTTGGTACATACACCTTCTTTGATAATAGTAACATGACCTAACTCATACTTGAAAATCCGGGGGTATATTTCAAATTcactctgtttttttttttctaattatgatGATTTTGGTGATGTTTAGATCAAGGACATGGCACTAAAAGTATCAGGAACAAACAAAGGAAAAGCAGGTGGAACAAGCAGCAGCTTCAAAGTAGGACAAAGATCATATCCCGAATTCGAAACATCGTCGGAGGGAGTCCCATATCCCTACTTCCAACCCGGAAGCTCGAGCACCCCGGCCTGGCACTTCATGAACTCCGGGGGTGGCAATGCCGCCCCCCGCGACTCCGCATACACCGCCTTCGGTGGCGATGACATGACCCCGAACCGCATCTCATCGCGGTTCGACGACATGGGGCTGGGAGAGGAAGACGGCCCCAAGGAGTGGATGGCGCAGGTCGAGCCTGGCGTTCAGATCACCTTCGTCACCCTCCCCCGCGGTGGGAACGACCTCAAACGCATCCGTTTCAGGTACTTCCCATCATCTTCTGTCATTTGAAGTTGGTATTAGATCTAGGTTAACTCGATAAACCCCTGCAGCCGGGAGATGTTCGACAAGTCCCAAGCTCAGAGATGGTGGAGTGAGAACTTTGACAGAATAATGGAGCTATACAATGTCCAGAAATTCAATCAGCAGGCATTGAGCACTCCAGGCAGATCTGAGTGTGGAGTAAGTTATCATCATATTCTATCCCTACAAACATCTAACTAACTATCTAACTATGTTAAATCCAGAGAGATTCAACTTATTCGAGGCTAGGATCGGTGAGAGACAGCCCGCGAATGACTTCAGCATCAATGAAGAGAGAGTGGCAGCCGAGGTACAGCAACTACTACAACGGTGGAGGGCAGAGCTCATACGCGATGGAGGGGTCGCGGGACACCACAGCCTCCCGGGATGAGGATGCAGTCTCCATCAGCAATGCTAGTGAAGTTGAAGGAGAGTGGATTGAGGAAGACGAACCGGGCGTCTACATCACCATCAGACAGCTTGTTGATGGTACGAGGGAGCTTCGTCGTGTCAGATTCAGGTGAACATACATctgttttttcttcttcttcttcttgttcttcAAGTTTTTGAGATTGTTTGGttggttttaattttaatgtgtGTTTATTGGTGTAGTCGGGAACAATTTGGGGAGGTGCACGCTAAGCAATGGTGGGACACTAATAGGGATAGGATACAAGCTCAATATCTTTCCtagaagatgaagatgaggatGATGAATTGTGCATTGCAGTTGATGATGGTTCATGATTTGACACAAGAAATCATCCATTTTGATTACAAGTCTAACTATAGAAAGTTTGAAAATTACAAAATGATCTTGTTTTAAGATTTCAGTCTCTTTTATATGGCTTTGCAGTAGCTGCTTTAAGGCTTATACCATGTTTCatgaaaattattatattttaaggTATGTTTCTTTCCATATCTTGGTTCACCATTCAATGGTATTTATTCATTGttcatttgattttattttagtatattttatttaattgggATGAAGCCTCGAAAAAAACCAATTATGGCGCAGGTTGTTGCTGCATTTTCTACTTTCGGAGCAAATTTGTGATCATATTCAGTACTACAATTTTCTGGTCTATTTCTATATCAAGAAATTTAGAACTGCCTTGATAACAATTAATATCAAACATGACATGTAGAAAACAACACTTAGTTACACTATGTTTAGAAGtttcataattaaatttcaCAATATTCCAAATGATATAATTAAATGGTGAACACACTATGTTTCAATAGAAACTCTAGATCAACATAATAGAATCTGAATACTTACCATATTGGTTGTCAAATACAATATCAATTAtgaatcaaaaacacatttattAACTGAGTAAGCTCCGCTCAGCATAAAACATCAACATAACAAATAAACATAGCCAAATCTCATGAAGGCAATCAATGAAGGACAGAAACTTTTTATACTGTTGAAATACACGGATTGTGAGGGGTTTAGTTATCCGGCCACCTTCTTCGAATACGATCTTCCTGGGAGAAACTCCTGTGAACGTCTTGAAAACATGTCAGATTGCCCATGCCATCCCCCAGACTTCATAGGTTGACCAACTGACCCCTTTGCTATTGCTCTATTAGAGCTAACTGTCATGTTCGAGAATTTCTCCGCTACATCAGACACTCGCCGCGTCTTTCCTAACATGCTGGCTGTGTAGACATGCAACATATGTTTGGTTATCGTATAATCCAAAACATAATCTGAAGACTATGCTCGTGTGAAATGGTTGTTATATGCAAAATAGCCATTTACATGAATGGAGCAAATCCTAGAACACTTGCAATGTTACTTAGCAACATGTCTCAGATCAATTTAAGATTTGCAATTTGAAATAGTAAGTAAATCAGTATAGTATAGTATGGTTACACTCACGTTGGCCATTCATTCCAGGTGGACGATACTTGGGTTGCTGCTTCACATTGCTCGGCTGGCTTTTACCATTTCTAGTATTATCCTGCATAATAAGTAGGATTTCGCTTGAGAACAATAATACCCGTAATACCATAGCCAAATTGATAAAAGTATAATTTCAACAAACCTGATCGTTCAAGTCCAACTTTCTTTGCACACCTAGGAGGAGGAAACTATGAAGTCAGAATCAGATGCATATTTACAGTGAACAGAAAAACATAAATGTAAATTTACATTTTTGTACACATAATAGTTCATTATTTGATATGCTAGAAAGTTCCAGAATTTAGCCACAGTAGATAACAGTTTTACACATGAGTGGCAAAGCGGATATACTTGGGCTCAAGGATGCTTTTGATTTGGTGAAATTGACATTTTTCATGGACTTTGGGTTCGATAATCTTCCTGGATTTTTCCTACTACTTTGTTCCAAGACTCCACTGGTTTCAACTGCAAAGGACAACGAATCTTAGAATCTGTCCTATTTTTTAGTACATACATTTGACAGACACATACCGCACAAAATTGACAGAGACTAACCTGGAGGTGTTTTCACCAGAGCGGTTTTAGAACGTAATGATGGTGGAACGTAAAAGCAGCTCTGCAATATTGTGAAAGACAATTCGTTCAGTTTGCGAGCTCGTCTTACCAAACAGTTCAAAGAATGGAAAGATTGTACTAGGACTTTCAGAGAAacataagagaaaaaaaagatagACCACCTGGAAAAAGGGATGTTGAAGGGCCTCCATGGCTGTCGGCCTCTTGCATGGATCCCACGAACACAGGGACTATATGTGGCATAAACATGAAGAGAAACTCATAAGTTCTGGCTACCAAAAgaaagttatatttttatttcataccATTCTAACAAGGATCTTCACTGACATAGTAGTATACTTTAGGCATGTAAAACATAAATCTCTGAGAAGCTATGTCAACAGATGAGATGGGCATGAATTCCAAAGTTGCAAAAATACTCACAGAAATAAGATTAACTGCATCTCCACTAACACCTGGAATTAGCGTGGATAGATCAACTCCAGCGACCTGTCCAGTTGATAATATTATTCACATGAATTGCAGAAAGTAGGCATGAAAAAAGATTCTAgcagaaaatcaaataaaacccCCTAAAAGATGGAAGGCTATGGTTCATAACTGAAATGGATTAATAGTT is a window encoding:
- the LOC121771408 gene encoding protein Brevis radix-like 1 → MLTCISCSKQRVEDEEDAPRGTPNTKDAVKSVANQIKDMALKVSGTNKGKAGGTSSSFKVGQRSYPEFETSSEGVPYPYFQPGSSSTPAWHFMNSGGGNAAPRDSAYTAFGGDDMTPNRISSRFDDMGLGEEDGPKEWMAQVEPGVQITFVTLPRGGNDLKRIRFSREMFDKSQAQRWWSENFDRIMELYNVQKFNQQALSTPGRSECGRDSTYSRLGSVRDSPRMTSASMKREWQPRYSNYYNGGGQSSYAMEGSRDTTASRDEDAVSISNASEVEGEWIEEDEPGVYITIRQLVDGTRELRRVRFSREQFGEVHAKQWWDTNRDRIQAQYLS